The following are encoded in a window of Nakamurella sp. A5-74 genomic DNA:
- a CDS encoding sensor domain-containing diguanylate cyclase, producing MQLPAIAAGGTFDEACASVLSYLQTEIPMGFWSVTRHSNDRQLYLAVDENAYGRQAGDAHRWSDSMCQFMVAGEGPQIAPDVEAVPAYATARVRNSLQIGAYVGLPLVQADGALFGTLCGLDPVAQPAELERHAPLLQILAQLLSSVLQADLMRTAAERLAERSAAEAETDSLTGLFNRRAWDRFLAAEEARYRRFGYAGSVVILDLDSLKLVNDEHGHAAGDEHIRQAARTIRHVTKGSDVVARLGGDEFGILAADMSPQDVEQMVEWLSAELARDGTPGSLGHASYTVTAGFPGAWRDADAAMYRQKRERRSGAVRRQI from the coding sequence GTGCAGTTGCCTGCGATCGCGGCCGGCGGAACCTTCGATGAAGCCTGCGCGAGTGTGCTGTCCTACTTGCAGACCGAGATCCCGATGGGATTCTGGTCCGTCACCCGCCACAGCAACGACCGCCAGCTGTACCTGGCCGTCGACGAGAATGCCTACGGCAGACAGGCGGGCGACGCGCACCGGTGGTCCGACTCCATGTGCCAGTTCATGGTGGCCGGCGAGGGGCCGCAGATCGCACCCGATGTCGAGGCGGTACCTGCGTATGCGACGGCCAGGGTCCGAAACTCGTTGCAGATCGGGGCCTATGTCGGACTGCCGCTGGTGCAGGCGGACGGGGCACTGTTCGGCACCCTGTGCGGGCTGGATCCGGTCGCGCAGCCCGCGGAGCTGGAGCGGCACGCACCGCTGCTGCAGATCCTGGCCCAGCTGCTCTCCAGCGTCCTGCAGGCCGACCTGATGCGGACCGCGGCCGAGCGGTTGGCGGAGCGGTCGGCCGCCGAGGCCGAGACCGATTCCCTCACAGGTCTGTTCAACCGACGCGCCTGGGATCGCTTCCTGGCCGCGGAGGAGGCCAGGTACCGCCGTTTCGGGTATGCCGGTTCCGTGGTGATCCTCGACCTCGACAGCCTCAAGCTGGTGAACGACGAGCACGGCCATGCGGCCGGTGACGAGCACATCCGGCAGGCCGCCCGGACGATCAGGCACGTCACCAAGGGATCGGACGTCGTCGCTCGACTCGGTGGGGACGAGTTCGGGATCCTGGCGGCGGACATGTCTCCCCAGGACGTGGAACAGATGGTCGAGTGGTTGTCCGCGGAGCTCGCCCGGGACGGTACCCCCGGGTCGCTCGGACACGCGTCGTACACCGTCACCGCGGGATTTCCCGGGGCGTGGCGGGATGCCGACGCCGCGATGTACCGGCAGAAACGTGAGCGCAGGAGCGGCGCAGTCCGCCGGCAGATCTGA
- a CDS encoding ABC transporter ATP-binding protein translates to MTQDPKPSPALRANERSASMPVTSDDRTTGDGTTGDGISTPASLDHRRPALLEARGISLRYDSAGAKPVISELDLTLPPGQVTMIVGANGCGKSTLLRGLSRLLRPTAGSVVLDGTDIHRMPAKELAKRLGLLPQAPLAPEGITVEELVGRGRSPHQGWFGRLTDADRTAVREALAHTGCVELADHPVDELSGGQRQRAWIAMVLAQQTDLLLLDEPTTFLDIAHQVDVLDTVAELNARRGTTVAIVLHDLNLAARYADHLVALRAGRIIAAGPPNEIVTAELVYEVFGLRCTVIPDPVAGTPLVIPLGRSHPGA, encoded by the coding sequence ATGACGCAGGATCCCAAGCCCTCGCCAGCTCTCCGGGCGAACGAACGCAGCGCGTCGATGCCGGTGACCTCTGATGACAGGACCACGGGTGACGGGACCACGGGTGACGGGATCTCGACCCCCGCGTCGCTCGATCACCGGAGACCTGCCCTGCTGGAGGCGCGCGGGATCAGTCTTCGCTACGACTCCGCCGGTGCGAAGCCCGTCATCAGTGAACTGGATCTGACCCTGCCACCCGGGCAGGTGACGATGATCGTCGGTGCCAACGGCTGCGGCAAATCCACCCTGCTCCGCGGCTTGTCGCGGCTGCTGCGACCGACTGCCGGTTCGGTGGTGTTGGACGGCACCGACATCCACCGGATGCCCGCGAAGGAACTGGCGAAACGGCTCGGTCTGCTGCCGCAGGCACCGTTGGCCCCCGAGGGGATCACCGTCGAGGAGCTGGTCGGCCGCGGCCGCTCACCGCATCAGGGATGGTTCGGCCGGCTCACCGACGCCGATCGCACCGCCGTCCGAGAAGCTCTGGCGCACACCGGGTGTGTCGAGTTGGCGGATCACCCGGTCGACGAGTTGTCCGGCGGTCAGCGACAACGAGCCTGGATCGCGATGGTGCTCGCCCAGCAGACCGACCTGCTGCTGCTGGACGAGCCGACGACGTTCCTGGACATCGCCCACCAGGTGGACGTGCTGGACACGGTCGCCGAACTGAACGCCCGCCGCGGCACGACGGTCGCCATCGTGCTGCACGACCTGAACCTGGCCGCCCGGTACGCCGACCATCTGGTGGCGTTGCGGGCCGGCCGGATCATCGCCGCCGGGCCGCCGAACGAGATCGTCACCGCCGAGCTGGTGTACGAGGTGTTCGGCCTGCGCTGCACCGTCATCCCCGATCCGGTCGCCGGGACGCCGCTGGTGATCCCGCTGGGGCGGTCGCACCCCGGCGCCTGA
- a CDS encoding alpha-galactosidase, translated as MPTDQPELLHLRADGVSVLLRLPTDRQAEILWWGTDLGPLGDAELSSVATASVGSVPNNSLDRPYRRGLLPERSQGYRGRPGLVGHRSGDAFAPLLRTAQLTADANTVVLTAVDERSGLQVVSTLQLDANGVLHLHHTLTNTGDTAFEVGELALIVPIPADATEIADFTGRWTAERMPQRLPLREGAWLRQNRRGRTGADAATLTMVGTESFRFRSGEVWAVHLGWSGDQSVWAESHPDGTRVLGAAELLEAGEIVLAPGEEYTTPELFAVHSAAGSDGIADRLHAMLRARAHHPTTPRPVVLNTWEAVYFDHDLARLQHLAEVAADLGVERFVLDDGWFGGRRNDLSSLGDWQVSTEAWPDGLGPIARHVQDLGMQFGLWFEPEMINEDSELYRAHPDWVLADPDRLPDTSRHQQVLDVARPEVSAYLFSCIDSLVKEYRIAFLKWDHNRDLVAARHHGRAGVHAQTTAVYGLIDHLKDANPGLEIESCSSGGSRVDLGILQRTDRVWASDCNDAVQRMQIQRGTAQLIPLELIGAHVGPPTAHTSHRTHDLSMRVAAALFGHFGIEWDIASATDADRAGLREAITLYRRLRPLLHSGSLVNVDHPDPAAMAVGVVSKDRRSAVFTYHQIAMGIREAPAPLVFPGLDPGLHYRISRLEVAGAAATVGRQPPPWWTADETVLPATVLGTLGLPLPVLHPEQAVLLELTAL; from the coding sequence GTGCCGACCGACCAGCCCGAACTGCTGCACCTGCGCGCGGACGGGGTGAGCGTGCTGTTGCGCCTCCCCACCGATCGTCAGGCCGAGATCCTCTGGTGGGGAACGGATCTGGGCCCGCTCGGTGATGCCGAGCTGTCCTCGGTCGCGACGGCGAGTGTGGGATCCGTCCCGAACAACTCACTCGACCGGCCGTACCGCCGCGGGCTGCTCCCCGAGCGCTCCCAGGGATACCGCGGCCGGCCGGGACTCGTCGGGCATCGCTCGGGAGATGCGTTCGCGCCGCTGCTGCGCACCGCGCAGCTCACCGCGGACGCGAACACCGTCGTGCTGACCGCGGTCGACGAGAGATCCGGTCTGCAGGTCGTCAGCACCCTGCAGCTGGACGCCAACGGTGTCCTGCATCTGCACCACACCCTGACCAACACGGGTGACACCGCGTTCGAGGTCGGCGAGCTGGCGCTGATCGTCCCGATCCCGGCGGACGCCACCGAGATCGCCGACTTCACCGGTCGGTGGACCGCCGAGCGGATGCCGCAGCGACTGCCGTTGCGTGAGGGAGCCTGGCTCCGCCAGAACCGTCGGGGTCGCACCGGTGCCGACGCCGCCACACTGACAATGGTCGGCACCGAGAGCTTCCGATTCCGCAGCGGCGAGGTGTGGGCGGTACACCTCGGCTGGAGCGGCGACCAGTCGGTGTGGGCCGAATCCCATCCGGACGGCACTCGGGTGCTCGGCGCCGCCGAACTGCTGGAGGCCGGCGAGATCGTGCTGGCACCGGGGGAGGAATACACGACACCCGAACTTTTCGCCGTCCACTCGGCGGCCGGTTCGGACGGCATCGCCGACCGGCTGCACGCCATGCTCCGTGCCCGCGCACACCATCCGACGACACCGCGACCCGTTGTCCTGAACACCTGGGAGGCCGTGTACTTCGACCACGACCTGGCCCGCCTGCAGCACCTGGCCGAGGTCGCCGCCGACCTCGGCGTCGAGCGCTTCGTGCTGGACGACGGCTGGTTCGGCGGACGCCGCAACGACCTCTCCTCGCTCGGTGACTGGCAGGTCTCGACCGAGGCCTGGCCGGACGGTCTCGGTCCGATCGCCCGGCACGTGCAGGACCTGGGCATGCAGTTCGGGCTGTGGTTCGAGCCGGAGATGATCAACGAGGACTCGGAGCTGTACCGGGCCCATCCGGACTGGGTGCTGGCCGATCCCGACCGACTTCCGGACACCTCGCGTCACCAGCAGGTGCTGGACGTCGCTCGACCCGAAGTGTCGGCATACCTGTTCTCCTGCATCGACTCCCTGGTCAAGGAGTATCGGATCGCGTTCCTCAAGTGGGACCACAACCGGGATCTGGTGGCGGCCCGGCACCACGGTCGCGCGGGTGTTCACGCGCAGACCACTGCCGTCTACGGGCTGATCGACCACTTGAAGGACGCGAACCCAGGACTCGAGATCGAGAGCTGTTCCAGTGGCGGCTCCCGGGTTGATCTGGGGATCCTGCAGCGCACCGATCGGGTCTGGGCCAGCGACTGCAACGACGCGGTGCAACGGATGCAGATCCAGCGCGGCACGGCCCAGCTCATCCCCCTGGAGCTGATCGGCGCGCACGTCGGGCCGCCCACCGCACACACCAGCCACCGCACGCACGACCTGTCGATGCGGGTGGCCGCTGCGCTGTTCGGGCACTTCGGGATCGAGTGGGACATCGCCTCCGCGACCGACGCAGACCGGGCCGGTCTCCGCGAGGCCATCACGCTCTACCGCCGCCTGCGGCCGTTGCTGCACTCCGGATCGCTGGTGAACGTCGATCATCCTGATCCGGCAGCGATGGCCGTCGGTGTGGTGTCGAAGGACCGACGATCCGCCGTCTTCACCTACCACCAGATCGCCATGGGGATCCGGGAAGCGCCGGCTCCGCTGGTGTTCCCGGGCCTGGACCCCGGCCTGCACTACCGGATCAGCAGGCTGGAGGTGGCCGGCGCCGCCGCGACGGTCGGCCGGCAGCCACCTCCGTGGTGGACCGCCGACGAGACCGTGCTGCCGGCCACGGTGCTCGGCACCCTCGGCCTCCCGCTGCCGGTGCTGCACCCCGAGCAGGCCGTCCTGCTGGAGCTGACCGCACTCTGA
- a CDS encoding carbohydrate ABC transporter substrate-binding protein yields the protein MTTPGTGTPDPTRFTRRDTLRLLGTGLLGVSALPLLSACTGAASTPASTPAGASTSAGATTSAAASGSSSAAVTSGSASSAATQIGGTVSFGSNASDAVPKKAYQQVFDAFNKVSGTTVNVNTVDHNSFQENISNYLQGSPDQAFTWFAGYRMQFFAEQNLVAAIDDVWAQLSADYSDAFAQSSTGADSKKYFIPFYNYPWAVFYRKSVFKDKGYTVPTTWEEFKTLGAKMKTDGLVPLAFGDKDGWPAMGTFDYLNMRINGYQFHMDLMAHKASWSDDKVKKVFQTWKDDLLPLSQDNALGRTWQEAAQSLVKKEAGMYLLGMFVSQQFPAADLDDLDFFAFPEIDKAIGADAVEAPIDGFLVSTNGLNEQSSALMTYLASADAQLIYLKSDPGVVAANKNASTDTYTALQKKAVDLISSAKSISQFLDRDTRPDFASPVVIPAIQQFLKDGDVDKVTNSLESQAKTIFTS from the coding sequence GTGACTACCCCTGGAACCGGCACGCCGGATCCGACACGCTTCACCCGCCGCGACACCCTGCGTCTGCTGGGGACCGGCCTGCTGGGTGTTTCCGCGCTGCCTCTGCTCTCCGCCTGCACCGGCGCCGCGAGCACGCCGGCTTCCACCCCGGCGGGAGCTTCCACCAGCGCGGGCGCCACCACCAGCGCTGCGGCAAGCGGCTCCTCGAGCGCCGCGGTTACCAGTGGGTCGGCCTCCTCCGCCGCCACCCAGATCGGCGGCACGGTGTCCTTCGGCTCCAACGCCTCCGACGCCGTCCCGAAGAAGGCCTACCAGCAGGTCTTCGACGCCTTCAACAAGGTCTCCGGCACCACGGTCAACGTCAACACCGTCGACCACAACAGCTTCCAGGAGAACATCTCCAACTACCTGCAGGGCAGCCCCGACCAGGCATTCACCTGGTTCGCCGGCTACCGGATGCAGTTCTTCGCCGAGCAGAACCTCGTGGCTGCGATCGACGACGTGTGGGCGCAGCTCTCCGCCGACTACTCCGACGCGTTCGCACAGTCGTCCACCGGTGCCGACAGCAAGAAGTACTTCATCCCGTTCTACAACTACCCGTGGGCGGTCTTCTACCGGAAGAGCGTCTTCAAGGACAAGGGCTACACCGTCCCCACCACGTGGGAGGAGTTCAAGACCCTCGGCGCCAAGATGAAGACCGACGGTCTGGTGCCGCTGGCCTTCGGCGACAAGGACGGCTGGCCCGCCATGGGCACGTTCGACTACCTGAACATGCGCATCAACGGCTACCAGTTCCACATGGATCTGATGGCGCACAAGGCATCCTGGAGCGACGACAAGGTCAAGAAGGTCTTCCAGACGTGGAAGGACGACCTGCTGCCCCTGAGCCAGGACAATGCACTCGGCCGCACCTGGCAGGAAGCGGCGCAGTCGCTGGTCAAGAAGGAAGCGGGCATGTACCTGTTGGGGATGTTCGTGTCCCAGCAATTCCCGGCGGCCGATCTCGACGACCTGGACTTCTTCGCGTTCCCGGAGATCGACAAGGCCATCGGCGCCGACGCGGTCGAGGCGCCGATCGACGGATTCCTGGTCAGCACCAACGGTCTCAACGAGCAGAGCAGCGCGCTGATGACGTACCTGGCCTCCGCTGATGCCCAACTCATCTACCTGAAGTCGGATCCCGGCGTGGTCGCGGCCAACAAGAACGCCTCCACCGACACGTACACCGCGTTGCAGAAGAAGGCGGTCGATCTGATCTCCTCCGCCAAGAGCATCTCCCAGTTCTTGGACCGCGACACCCGACCGGACTTCGCCAGCCCGGTCGTGATCCCCGCCATCCAGCAGTTCCTCAAGGACGGCGACGTCGACAAGGTGACGAACAGCCTGGAATCACAGGCGAAGACCATCTTCACGAGCTGA
- a CDS encoding carbohydrate ABC transporter permease yields MTATDVRPARPSRAGRKAAIATPSPLRRGSKKSRIAIITFLVIAAMLWMIPLLWTFYTSLRPYDYFKDHSYFSIGGPYNFDNYGEAWKQAELPKFFLNSAIITIPAVIITLALSSLAAFKLSRVPWKWNIPLLILFTAGNLLPQQVLATPLFQMAKHTPLPLSVSDSGSFINTYYVVIAVNVAFQLGFCTFVMSNYMKALPHELTEAAQVDGAGLWKQYWNIILPLCRPPLAALATLEFIWVYNDFFWALLLVQKGDRLPITSGLNNLNGQFAQNYNLLSAGALLSAVPVLIIYLVLQRQFVAGLTLGANKG; encoded by the coding sequence ATGACGGCCACCGACGTCCGTCCAGCACGTCCGTCCCGGGCCGGCCGGAAGGCAGCGATCGCCACCCCGTCGCCGCTGCGACGCGGGTCGAAGAAGTCGCGCATCGCCATCATCACCTTCCTGGTGATCGCTGCGATGCTCTGGATGATCCCGTTGCTGTGGACGTTCTACACGTCGCTGCGGCCCTACGACTACTTCAAGGACCACTCCTACTTCTCCATCGGCGGCCCCTACAACTTCGACAACTACGGCGAGGCCTGGAAACAGGCCGAGTTGCCCAAGTTCTTCCTCAACTCGGCGATCATCACCATCCCCGCGGTGATCATCACGCTCGCTCTCTCCTCGCTCGCGGCGTTCAAGTTGTCCAGGGTGCCATGGAAGTGGAACATTCCGCTGCTGATCCTGTTCACCGCGGGAAACCTGCTGCCGCAACAGGTTCTGGCCACCCCGCTGTTCCAGATGGCCAAGCACACCCCGTTGCCGTTGTCGGTGAGCGACTCCGGGTCGTTCATCAACACGTACTACGTCGTCATCGCCGTGAACGTCGCCTTCCAGCTCGGCTTCTGCACGTTCGTCATGAGCAACTACATGAAGGCGTTGCCGCACGAGCTCACGGAGGCTGCCCAGGTGGACGGCGCGGGCCTGTGGAAGCAGTACTGGAACATCATCCTGCCGCTGTGCCGGCCGCCGCTGGCAGCGCTCGCCACCCTGGAGTTCATCTGGGTGTACAACGACTTCTTCTGGGCATTGTTGTTGGTGCAGAAGGGAGATCGACTTCCGATCACCTCGGGTCTGAACAACCTCAACGGGCAGTTCGCGCAGAACTACAACCTGCTCTCCGCAGGTGCGCTGCTGTCGGCCGTGCCGGTGCTCATCATCTACCTGGTCCTGCAACGCCAGTTCGTCGCCGGGTTGACCCTCGGCGCGAACAAGGGATGA
- a CDS encoding sugar ABC transporter permease, giving the protein MIGLPVLIELVLVWFPAVASIGLSFGSWNGVGGVDKIKWVGATNFENVVQVDPNFWPALQHNLIWLVFLAVIATPLGILLAVLLDREFAGSRLLQSIFFMPVMFSLALIGVIWQLVFSPEQGLINGAFGTSVDWFGDPSINIWAALVAASWKHIGYIMILYLAGLKGVDPSLREAAALDGATASQTFFRVVFPAMRPINVVVVVITVIEALRAFDIVWIINKGTNGLQLLSTMIVTNSGAAGRVGYASALAVILLVVALVPIVSYLSQAFKENR; this is encoded by the coding sequence ATGATCGGCCTCCCGGTCCTCATCGAGCTGGTACTGGTCTGGTTCCCGGCCGTCGCCTCGATCGGCCTGTCGTTCGGGTCGTGGAACGGCGTCGGCGGGGTCGACAAGATCAAGTGGGTCGGCGCGACCAACTTCGAGAACGTCGTCCAGGTCGACCCGAACTTCTGGCCCGCCCTGCAGCACAACCTGATCTGGCTGGTCTTCCTGGCGGTGATCGCCACTCCACTGGGCATCCTGCTCGCAGTACTGCTCGACCGGGAGTTCGCCGGCAGTCGGTTGCTGCAGAGCATCTTCTTCATGCCGGTGATGTTCTCCCTCGCCCTCATCGGGGTGATCTGGCAGCTGGTGTTCTCTCCTGAGCAGGGCCTGATCAACGGCGCCTTCGGGACCTCCGTCGACTGGTTCGGGGATCCGTCGATCAACATCTGGGCTGCACTGGTTGCCGCCAGCTGGAAGCACATCGGCTACATCATGATCCTGTACCTGGCCGGCCTGAAGGGTGTCGATCCCTCGCTCCGCGAGGCCGCCGCCCTGGACGGTGCCACGGCGAGCCAGACGTTCTTCCGGGTGGTGTTCCCGGCGATGCGGCCCATCAACGTCGTCGTCGTGGTGATCACCGTCATCGAGGCACTGCGGGCCTTCGACATCGTCTGGATCATCAACAAGGGCACCAACGGTCTGCAGTTGCTCTCCACGATGATCGTCACCAACAGCGGTGCGGCTGGCCGGGTCGGCTACGCCTCGGCGCTCGCGGTGATCCTGCTTGTCGTCGCGCTCGTGCCGATCGTCAGCTATCTGTCCCAGGCATTCAAGGAGAACCGATGA
- a CDS encoding iron ABC transporter permease yields the protein MSTSAALPFSDHTAPQQPTGPDGRSRRSKRRRRRLLSVLVLSVLVLALVVAIAFFGTRVPTVGQFWRVLTGERVPGLTFQILEDRLPRAVVGLLAGAALGFSGSLFQTMLRNPLASPDVIGITGAASAAAVTGKLVWGTQGWSMTLLAFAGAVGVGVVMFLLSGSGRRTGGRLIVSGIAIAAATGALVDHLLSRTDIRLASDALLWLTGSLSASSWERVTVLGLALLVLLPLGAVGARSLRLLELGDDLATALGTDVRRNRLFVLVVASGLAAAATSITGPIVFVAFLGGLTGRALAGGRPSPTLAALSGAVLVLAAELLGSLAFGDIRMPAGVITGILGAPVLLVLLTRAGSSR from the coding sequence GTGAGCACCTCGGCAGCACTGCCGTTCTCCGACCACACCGCTCCGCAGCAACCGACCGGGCCGGACGGTCGTTCGCGGCGCTCGAAACGGCGTCGACGCCGGCTGCTCAGTGTGCTCGTGTTGTCCGTGCTGGTTCTCGCCCTGGTGGTGGCGATCGCCTTCTTCGGCACCCGGGTCCCGACCGTCGGGCAGTTCTGGCGGGTGCTCACCGGCGAACGCGTTCCGGGACTGACGTTCCAGATCCTCGAGGACCGACTGCCCCGGGCGGTGGTGGGGCTGCTGGCCGGTGCGGCGCTGGGGTTCTCGGGGTCGTTGTTCCAGACCATGTTGCGCAATCCGCTGGCCAGTCCGGACGTCATCGGGATCACCGGGGCGGCGTCGGCGGCGGCGGTCACCGGCAAGCTCGTCTGGGGTACCCAGGGTTGGTCGATGACGCTGCTGGCCTTTGCCGGCGCCGTCGGCGTCGGCGTGGTGATGTTCCTGCTGTCCGGCTCTGGACGGCGCACCGGCGGCAGGTTGATCGTCAGCGGTATCGCCATCGCCGCCGCGACCGGAGCGTTGGTCGATCATCTGTTGTCCCGCACCGACATCCGGCTCGCATCCGATGCGCTGCTGTGGTTGACCGGATCGTTGAGCGCGAGCAGTTGGGAACGGGTGACGGTGCTCGGACTGGCCCTGCTCGTGCTGCTGCCGCTGGGAGCCGTCGGCGCCCGATCACTGCGGCTGCTGGAGTTGGGCGACGACCTGGCCACCGCGCTCGGTACCGACGTCCGGCGCAACCGGCTGTTCGTACTCGTCGTGGCCTCCGGCCTGGCGGCCGCCGCCACCTCGATCACCGGCCCGATCGTGTTCGTCGCCTTCCTGGGTGGTCTGACCGGCCGGGCCCTGGCAGGCGGCCGTCCGTCACCGACGTTGGCCGCCCTGTCCGGGGCGGTCCTCGTACTCGCGGCAGAACTGTTGGGATCATTGGCTTTCGGCGACATCCGGATGCCGGCCGGGGTGATCACCGGGATCCTGGGCGCCCCGGTGCTGTTGGTGTTGCTGACCCGAGCAGGGAGTTCACGATGA
- a CDS encoding DeoR/GlpR family DNA-binding transcription regulator — MTGHERRRQILAALESGAVRVSELTEQLGVSDMTIRRDLEILESHGWLRKVHGGAVPAESSTNEPGFEAKSLLEQPAKRAIAEHAATLVEPHSVIGISAGTTTWMLARSLQFHPGPLTVVTNSSTVANVPMAAAGGGAATVILTGGVRTPSAALVGPIADRSIGSLHLDRLFLGVHGMDARAGFTTPNLAEAQTNYVLVQHARQVVVLADSTKWATVGLSDFGALSIADVLITDDQLTAEAQRHLGDLVGELIIVSSAGGLAESVLS, encoded by the coding sequence ATGACCGGGCACGAACGACGACGCCAGATCCTCGCCGCGCTGGAATCCGGAGCGGTGCGGGTCAGCGAGCTCACCGAGCAGCTCGGTGTCTCGGACATGACGATCCGGCGGGATCTGGAGATCCTGGAGTCGCACGGCTGGCTGCGCAAGGTGCACGGCGGTGCGGTCCCGGCCGAGAGCAGCACCAACGAACCGGGCTTCGAGGCCAAGAGCCTGCTCGAGCAACCGGCCAAGCGCGCCATCGCGGAACATGCGGCCACCCTCGTCGAGCCGCACTCGGTGATCGGTATCTCGGCCGGCACCACCACCTGGATGTTGGCGCGCAGCCTGCAGTTCCATCCGGGCCCGTTGACCGTCGTGACCAACTCCTCGACGGTCGCCAACGTTCCGATGGCCGCCGCCGGGGGTGGCGCGGCGACCGTGATCCTGACCGGTGGGGTGCGCACCCCGAGTGCCGCGTTGGTCGGTCCGATCGCCGATCGATCCATCGGTTCCCTGCACCTGGACCGCTTGTTCCTCGGCGTCCACGGGATGGATGCCCGAGCTGGGTTCACCACCCCGAACCTGGCCGAGGCACAGACGAACTATGTCCTCGTCCAGCACGCCCGGCAGGTGGTGGTGCTCGCGGACTCCACGAAGTGGGCGACCGTCGGGCTCTCGGACTTCGGAGCGCTGTCGATCGCCGACGTGCTGATCACCGACGACCAGCTGACTGCCGAGGCACAACGGCATCTCGGGGACCTGGTCGGAGAGCTGATCATCGTCTCCAGCGCCGGTGGCCTCGCGGAGAGTGTCCTGTCCTGA
- a CDS encoding iron ABC transporter permease produces MRSRAHQAIAVDDTLPGTAGNPRDSRRSVGRLPMWAAVLLLALLVLLATAASLMIGARPLSPGTTWAGLFHPVPGNGDHDVVQSRIPRTLTGLLIGLALGLAGAGIQGITRNPLGDPGILGVNAGAALGVVAGIAVFGISGAGGRIVSALIGAGVASVAVYAIAASGRGGATPVKLAIAGAALSVTLFGVMRGLLLLSSQTLEEFRHWQVGNLTAASLGQIGQVVPFIVVGAVVLLASGRVFNLFAMGDDVAASLGLPVGLARIVTSVAVVLLCGAATALVGPIAFVGLLVPHAVRAMVGSNYHRILLLSALGGPVIVLVADTIGRVVLLPSEVAVGVMTAVIGAPLLILILRTGRQVEL; encoded by the coding sequence AGATCCCGTGCCCACCAGGCAATCGCCGTCGACGACACCCTCCCCGGGACCGCTGGGAACCCCCGGGACTCCAGGCGGTCCGTCGGTCGGCTGCCGATGTGGGCCGCGGTGCTGCTGCTCGCGCTGCTGGTGCTGCTCGCGACGGCTGCGTCGTTGATGATCGGTGCGCGCCCGCTGTCCCCGGGAACCACCTGGGCCGGCCTGTTCCATCCGGTGCCGGGCAACGGCGACCACGACGTCGTGCAGTCCCGCATCCCGCGCACGCTGACCGGTCTGCTGATCGGCCTCGCACTCGGATTGGCGGGCGCCGGGATCCAGGGCATCACTCGGAACCCGTTGGGGGATCCGGGAATCCTCGGCGTCAATGCGGGTGCTGCGCTCGGTGTGGTCGCGGGCATCGCGGTGTTCGGCATCTCCGGTGCCGGTGGCCGGATCGTCAGCGCGCTGATCGGCGCCGGGGTGGCGTCCGTCGCCGTGTACGCGATCGCCGCCTCCGGTCGGGGCGGAGCGACCCCGGTCAAGCTGGCCATCGCCGGGGCCGCGCTGTCGGTGACCCTGTTCGGAGTGATGCGCGGACTGCTGCTGCTGTCGAGTCAGACGCTGGAGGAGTTCCGGCACTGGCAGGTCGGCAACCTCACGGCGGCGAGCCTCGGCCAGATCGGCCAGGTGGTGCCGTTCATCGTGGTCGGCGCCGTCGTGCTGCTGGCCAGCGGCCGGGTGTTCAACCTGTTCGCGATGGGTGATGACGTCGCCGCATCGCTCGGCCTGCCGGTCGGGCTCGCCCGGATCGTCACCTCGGTCGCCGTCGTCCTGCTGTGCGGGGCGGCGACAGCGCTCGTCGGCCCGATCGCCTTCGTCGGACTGCTGGTGCCGCATGCCGTCCGGGCCATGGTGGGCAGCAACTACCACCGCATCCTGCTGCTCTCGGCGCTGGGCGGGCCGGTGATCGTGCTGGTGGCCGACACCATCGGCCGGGTCGTCCTGCTGCCGTCCGAAGTGGCGGTCGGGGTGATGACGGCGGTGATCGGCGCACCGCTGCTGATTCTCATCCTGCGCACGGGTCGGCAGGTGGAGCTGTGA